ATTTTTTGTcttgtaattgtaaatattttcataaaatataataattctcttacaattattaatagagGACCGGCGGGCGTAAGAGCACAGGCAATGGATAGAGACGGCAAGCTAGTTGACGATTTCGTTTTCGACACGGGCACCGGTACCATCGGAAGCAGAGTGCTGCACTGCCGAAACGCACCGTCACCAGCTGCTACCAGTAGTATGGCAATAGCAAAATTTATTGCCGATAAACTCGATCgcgattttaaattttaatgtacgtCGAAGTACATATATCTAATCGctcaaatgtaaaatataaatcaagagcggacatttttttaaaaattctcaaagaaaatataaatattttctatctgccatataatttttgtattaagcaatttattatctcaaaaaaaatatatttgtttattatattaatttatgtacattaatgtttaaacacaCATACTGtatagtaatatattcaaaaaacaaCTATCAATGAGACCATGAAAGATAGaatcattttatatcaaattctaTGTCCTCAATTTTTTAGCATTAATTAAAGTGCCTTGAAAAATGTGCTATTACAAATACTGATAAACATATCTGGCATTAACATCCATGAGGCGCGTCCatgctttttaaatttctattttacaaattcttgatttatatttttgtataaattacctaataaattattttcaatacaagATTACAATACATAACAATTTCAAATACGaatatgtacaataatatacaacaaagttgaaatatatgtaacaattatCACATATGCacacgattaaaaaattttatataattctaagTCTGTTTCCTGATATCATAAGATGAGTGGTAGCAAAGTCCAATGCAGCCGTCAGATGGTATCCCATATTTGAGAGCACAACTCCATATTCGCTCAAAGCGAACATTGAATACACTGAAATTATAGAGCGACTCTTTAAGATAGCAAGAGCAatgcaatataataatgacaatGTCAACTGGTATCTTACCTAAAGGTtcgcaatatttattatgtctataaaagaaataacatgCTATTATTATAGATATCACATTCAATATCATTGACCTCCGTTTCCACATCAAGGAAGCATTGTTTGAACCTTTCGCGATATTCAGGCAGcttttcataatataatatgctaaAAACATGTGTACAAACGATGTCATCAAAAAAGTTATGAAAGACATCTTGTGGAATGCTGTAAGAAAACCAACATAGTGTGTTAATCATATCGCATTAATGTgtattgcatataaatattgataaatatgtaaattctcATATGCATACGTATTTGCATACCATAATTCTCGTCGGAAGTCCAAAAGCTCAGTGTCACCAGAGAAATATTCTCAATGGCGTACATAACAAGCACAATATTACTCAGATATTGCGCCCACTTGTAAACATGCTCCTTGTAATAACGATAATACAGCATGAACACCAAGGTTCTCACTATTGCCTGTAATGCTATAGAAGTCTTCCAGACATCTCTCTGAGGTCTGTAGTGACCTATGGCCGCCGAGACAGatggtaaaaaattgtatacctagaaattatatgtaaagaagaaaaaagagaaaatattctgTCTCTTAGGCCAGCGAgccttttattaataacttgtaataaattttattttctaacttGCGTAAGTTTTATAACTTTACTTATATGAAAGCATTATTATTTCGAGAAATACACCGAATCATGTAATCGAatccttttatatttcttcGGAAATCAATCATAAGCACCGCCATTCGTTCAGAATTACGCAAGATAATCCGGCCTCCATCTCTACAGAAAATACAGTTATTATCTCGCGCGGGACCGATCGACGGTCGTACCTGACAATGAGTGGAGGTGGAGTGTTCGAAGTTGTAGAGGACCGACCAGACGACGCAAAAGACGAACGCCAGGAACGGCAGGAACACGGTGATCCATGCCACTCGGGAGAACGGCACGACGAGGCGGACCTTCGAC
This is a stretch of genomic DNA from Monomorium pharaonis isolate MP-MQ-018 unplaced genomic scaffold, ASM1337386v2 scaffold_438, whole genome shotgun sequence. It encodes these proteins:
- the LOC105833206 gene encoding post-GPI attachment to proteins factor 2, whose amino-acid sequence is MSKLRLGSEYIPLTENDMSKVRLVVPFSRVAWITVFLPFLAFVFCVVWSVLYNFEHSTSTHCQVYNFLPSVSAAIGHYRPQRDVWKTSIALQAIVRTLVFMLYYRYYKEHVYKWAQYLSNIVLVMYAIENISLVTLSFWTSDENYAFHKMSFITFLMTSFVHMFLAYYIMKSCLNIAKGSNNASLMWKRRSMILNVISIIIACYFFYRHNKYCEPLVYSMFALSEYGVVLSNMGYHLTAALDFATTHLMISGNRLRII